From a single Rutidosis leptorrhynchoides isolate AG116_Rl617_1_P2 chromosome 5, CSIRO_AGI_Rlap_v1, whole genome shotgun sequence genomic region:
- the LOC139848415 gene encoding photosystem I reaction center subunit II, chloroplastic-like, which produces MAMATQASLFTPTLSNSFKQQSSSSSTIKHLTFTSRSFTIKVAASGESTPPAAAAAPPKPAPAGFTPPELDPNTPSPIFAGSTGGLLRKAQVEEFYVITWESPKEQIFEMPTGGAAIMREGPNLLKLARKEQCLALGTRLRSKYKIKYQFYRVFPNGEVQYLHPKDGVYPEKVNAGRQGVGQNMRSIGKNVSPIEVKFTGKQPYDI; this is translated from the coding sequence ATGGCAATGGCAACTCAAGCTTCCCTCTTCACACCAACACTTTCAAACTCATTCAaacaacaatcatcatcatcatccaccaTCAAACACCTCACCTTCACTTCACGTTCTTTCACCATCAAAGTAGCCGCCTCAGGCGAATCCACACCACCAGCCGCCGCCGCCGCACCACCAAAACCAGCACCAGCCGGTTTCACACCACCAGAACTCGACCCCAACACCCCATCACCAATCTTCGCAGGATCTACTGGCGGCTTACTTAGAAAAGCACAAGTTGAAGAATTCTATGTTATAACATGGGAATCTCCGAAAGAACAAATCTTTGAAATGCCAACTGGCGGGGCCGCAATTATGAGGGAAGGACCCAATCTGTTAAAGTTGGCTAGGAAAGAACAGTGTTTAGCTTTAGGGACTAGATTAAGGTCTAAATATAAGATTAAGTATCAGTTTTATAGGGTGTTCCCTAATGGTGAAGTCCAATATTTGCATCCTAAAGATGGTGTTTATCCTGAAAAAGTCAACGCTGGTAGACAAGGTGTTGGTCAAAACATGAGGTCTATTGGGAAAAATGTTAGTCCTATTGAAGTTAAGTTTACTGGCAAACAACCTTATGATATATGA
- the LOC139848416 gene encoding calcineurin B-like protein 7, whose protein sequence is MSIKECCCFLKKLRNPSRIIHYVLLASETSFSINEIEALHDLFERLSHAIIEDGLIHKEEFRLALFSNSNMQNLFADRLFDTFDIKKNGVIEFDEFVRSLSIFHPDARESDKIEFMFRLYDLKHTGFIEREELKEMVVAFLSEMNHDLSDEAVEAILDKTILDADLNGDGKIDLEEWKAFIVKYPSVLKNMTLPLLRQITQAFPNFVINTQVRELEIVT, encoded by the exons ATGTCGATAAAAGAGTGCTGTTGTTTCTTAAAAAAACTTCGAAACCCAAGTCGAATCATTCATTACGTTCTTCTCGCTTCTGAAACTTCAT TTTCAATCAATGAAATAGAGGCGTTACACGATCTCTTTGAGAGATTAAGCCATGCCATAATCGAAGACGGCCTTATTCACAAG GAAGAGTTCAGGCTTGCTCTTTTTAGCAATAGCAATATGCAGAATCTGTTTGCAGATAGA CTATTTGACACATTTGATATAAAGAAAAATGGGGTTATTGAATTTGATGAATTTGTACGCTCGTTAAGTATCTTCCATCCCGATGCACGCGAATCAGACAAGATTGAAT TCATGTTTAGATTATATGATCTGAAGCACACTGGCTTCATAGAACGTGAAGAG TTGAAGGAGATGGTTGTGGCTTTCTTGAGTGAAATGAATCATGATTTATCAGATGAAGCAGTTGAAGCTATCTTGGATAAA ACCATTTTAGATGCAGATCTAAACGGCGATGGCAAGATCGATCTAGAAGAATGGAAGGCGTTCATCGTTAAGTATCCATCTGTTTTGAAAAACATGACTCTTCCCCTTCTTAGGCAA ATCACTCAAGCTTTCCCAAATTTTGTGATAAATACTCAAGTTCGAGAACTAGAAATCGTCACTTGA